The Rahnella aquatilis CIP 78.65 = ATCC 33071 genomic sequence GGCTGGCGGTGTTGCTGATGCTGTTCTTCTCGCTGCAATTGGGCTGGCTGCCAGTTTCCGGTCGTCTGGATTTACTCTATCAGTTGAAAACCGTCACCGGCCTGACGCTGGTTGATGCCTGGCTTTCCGATTCGCCATACCGCCATGAGATGATCATGAGCGCCATCCGCCATATGATTTTACCGATCGCCGCGCTGGCCGTTGCGCCGACGACAGAAGTGATCCGCCTGATGCGTATTTCCACCGACGATGTGCTGGAAAAAAACTACGTGAAGGCCGCCGCAACGCGCGGTTTATCACGCTTTACGATTATCCGTCGCCATGTATTACACAACGCGCTGCCGCCAATTATTCCAAAACTCGGCCTGCAATTTTCGACCATGCTGACGCTGGCGATGATTACCGAAGTGGTCTTTAACTGGCCGGGCATCGGGCGCTGGCTGATTAACGCCATCCGTCAGCAGGATTACGCGGCGATTTCAGCCGGTGTGATGGTCGTTGGCTC encodes the following:
- the sapB gene encoding putrescine export ABC transporter permease SapB — protein: MIIFTLRRILLLLVTLFFLSLVAFSLSYFTPNAPLRGASLWDAYRFYFAGLCQFDFGVSSINGEGISYQLKAVFPATMELCVLSFALALVVGIPLGILAGVMRGKWPDVAISSMALLGFSIPVFWLAVLLMLFFSLQLGWLPVSGRLDLLYQLKTVTGLTLVDAWLSDSPYRHEMIMSAIRHMILPIAALAVAPTTEVIRLMRISTDDVLEKNYVKAAATRGLSRFTIIRRHVLHNALPPIIPKLGLQFSTMLTLAMITEVVFNWPGIGRWLINAIRQQDYAAISAGVMVVGSLVIVVNVLSDILGALMNPLKHKEWYALR